The following proteins are encoded in a genomic region of Gossypium hirsutum isolate 1008001.06 chromosome D05, Gossypium_hirsutum_v2.1, whole genome shotgun sequence:
- the LOC107903640 gene encoding pentatricopeptide repeat-containing protein At1g63330, with protein sequence MGKLPSFILRSVVNAGSHLSNFHSFSSSSNTIATYIEGLSKKPMSMPVRGKGKTDHRFDNVDHALSLFNKMIEKYPKPSIVEFTKLFAAIVRMKHYAIVVPMCSQMELLGVSHNVYSMSILINCFCQLGRIDFGFSVLGKMLKLGVEPSAVTFSTLINGLCNQSKISEAVCMFDEMTEKGYQPNLIVYNTVLKGLSKTGNTDRAVRFLRLMESRGYEPDIVAYSTVIDCLSKNGLLQEALDLFSEVKVKGIRPGIITYNCLIHGMCNLGQQEEATRLLNEMVDNNISINIDTYNTLVDALCKEGTISKAVETVDMMRKQGIEPNVVTYSTLVDALCKEGTISKAVETVEMMRKQGIEPNVVTYSTLVDAHCKEGMVSEANDIVDAMIKRGIEPNVVTYSALINGHCLQNEMDKARRVFNLMIEKGCAPDIVTYSTMINGYCKDKRLDEAMELFHEISRKGPIPNIVTYSTLMQSMFQLGKVSTACELFIKMLASGQVPDIATCLILLDGLCKTGHIKEALKLFQAMRNSGLELDIVPYNILIDGLCKAGHIEFAKELFHQLSDNGLKPDVYTYCIMINGLCKEGLPDEAYRLFGSMGENDCLPNSCCYNVMIQGFLRNSYTSKATQLVTEMVGKGFSADIFTATLFMELIIYSNKSILL encoded by the coding sequence ATGGGTAAGCTTCCTTCTTTTATTCTTCGTTCGGTTGTTAATGCTGGAAGCCATCTTTCTAATTTccactctttttcttcttcttctaacaCCATTGCTACCTACATCGAAGGCCTAAGTAAGAAACCCATGTCCATGCCTGTTAGAGGAAAGGGAAAAACAGACCACCGCTTCGATAATGTTGATCATGCTTTGAGTTTGTTCAATAAGATGATTGAAAAGTACCCAAAGCCTTCAATTGTggaattcactaaattatttgcaGCCATTGTTAGAATGAAACATTATGCCATTGTTGTTCCTATGTGTAGCCAGATGGAATTATTGGGAGTTTCCCATAATGTTTATTCTATGAGCATCTTGATTAATTGCTTTTGTCAATTAGGTCGAAttgattttgggttttctgtTTTGGGGAAAATGCTGAAGTTAGGTGTTGAACCTAGTGCTGTAACTTTTTCAACTTTGATTAATGGGCTTTGTAATCAAAGTAAGATTTCTGAGGCCGTTTGTATGTTCGATGAAATGACTGAAAAAGGGTATCAACCTAATTTGATTGTTTACAATACAGTACTTAAGGGGTTGTCTAAGACCGGCAATACTGATAGAGCTGTTAGGTTTCTAAGGCTGATGGAAAGCAGAGGTTATGAACCCGATATTGTAGCATATAGCACTGTCATTGACTGCCTTTCTAAGAACGGTTTGTTACAGGAGGCTCTCGATCTCTTCTCCGAAGTGAAGGTTAAAGGCATTAGACCAGGTATCATTACTTATAACTGCTTAATTCATGGTATGTGTAATTTGGGCCAGCAGGAGGAGGCAACAAGGCTTTTGAATGAAATGGTTGATAacaatatttcaattaatattgaCACTTATAATACATTGGTTGATGCACTTTGCAAGGAAGGAACGATTTCTAAAGCTGTAGAGACCGTTGACATGATGAGAAAGCAAGGCATTGAGCCTAATGTTGTCACGTATAGTACATTGGTTGATGCACTTTGCAAGGAAGGAACAATTTCTAAAGCTGTAGAGACTGTTGAAATGATGAGAAAGCAAGGCATTGAGCCTAATGTTGTCACGTATAGTACATTGGTTGATGCGCATTGCAAGGAAGGGATGGTCTCTGAAGCTAATGATATTGTTGACGCAATGATAAAGCGAGGCATTGAGCCTAATGTTGTTACCTATAGTGCATTAATCAATGGCCATTGCTTGCAGAATGAAATGGATAAAGCTAGAAGAGTTTTCAACTTGATGATTGAGAAGGGTTGTGCACCTGATATAGTTACTTACAGCACCATGATCAATGGATATTGCAAAGATAAAAGGTTAGACGAAGCAATGGAACTCTTTCATGAAATATCTCGAAAGGGACCAATCCCGAATATTGTCACATACAGCACTCTTATGCAGAGTATGTTTCAGTTAGGGAAAGTTTCAACTGCATGTGAACTTTTTATAAAGATGCTTGCTTCAGGACAAGTTCCAGATATAGCGACCTGTTTGATTTTGCTGGATGGTTTATGCAAAACAGGTCATATCAAAGAGGCATTGAAACTTTTTCAAGCAATGCGAAACAGTGGGTTGGAACTTGATATTGTCCCATATAATATCCTAATTGATGGGTTGTGCAAAGCTGGGCATATTGAATTTGCCAAGGAATTATTTCATCAACTCTCAGACAATGGCTTAAAACCGGATGTTTACACATATtgtataatgattaatggactgtGTAAAGAGGGATTGCCAGATGAAGCATACAGGTTGTTTGGGAGCATGGGAGAAAATGACTGTTTGCCTAATAGCTGCTGTTATAATGTAATGATTCAGGGGTTCCTTCGCAACAGCTATACCTCAAAGGCAACACAACTTGTTACGGAAATGGTTGGTAAGGGCTTTTCTGCAGATATATTCACTGCCACCTTATTTATGGAGCTTATCATATACTCTAATAAATCAATCTTGCTCTGA